The following nucleotide sequence is from Planctomycetia bacterium.
ACGCCCAAGGGCTTCTCCGCCTGCTCCCTGACCGATAACGAGGTGTACGGGACCGATGTAAACTACCGCTCCGTCTGGGCACGCGACGGGGCGATGACCATCGTGTGGACCTTAGATATCCCGGACCAGCAGATACGCGACTGTCAAGCTGCGACGTTGCGCACCTTGTTGGCCCAGCAGACCGCATCTGGTCAGATTCCTGCAAATGTGCGCATTGACTCCGATGTGCCGGAATACGCTGGGGTCGGCGGCATTGCCTCCATGGACAGCGCACTGTGGGTGGTCATCGCTCTGTGGCGTCACGCAAATGAAACCAACGATTGGTCGATCGTCCAGGACCATTTTCCGAAGTTGCGGCGAACGATGGACTGGCTATTGGCGCACGACTCCAACAACTGCGGGCTGTTGGAAATTCCTGAGGCGGGCGATTGGACGGACTTGTTCGCACGCAGTTATCACGTGCTCTACGACGAGGTGTTGTGGTACCGTTGTCTCGTCTGTTACGCGAACATTCTGGCCCGATTCGGCATGGGCGAGGAGGCTGAGGAATTCCGGGTCCGATCACGGCACGTCCGCACGATGATCCTCACCAATTTTTGGCCGAGCACCAATCCGTCGCCGGAAGGGGGGCCGCGCGCGTTCTCGATGGCCCAAGATCGTCTGGGCGACGCCAGATATCTGGTGGCGCAACTATCCCCCTTCGGATTCAGCTGGCGTTGCGACGTGCTGGCCAATACGCTGGCTTATCTGATGTACGACCTGATCTCGACGCGACAGGCGATAATGACCTTTCGCTTCTTGTGGGGCGTCGGCGCCAACGAGCCTGGACCGTGCCGGAATCTCTACCCGCCCGTCTTCGCCGGCGATCCGGAATGGCGCGAGTATTTCACGGTCAACCTCTTGAACTTGCCCAATCACTACCACAACGGAGGCATTTGGCCGTTCATTGGCGGCGTCTGGGTGCGATTCATCCACAAACTGGGACTCGTCGACGTCGCGCGCCGCGAAATGGTGAAGCTTGCCAAGCTGTGTGCCATGGGCATGGAACACGACTGGGAGTTCAATGAGTGGCATCACGGCGTCACCGGGCGTCCCATGGGTAAAGCCTACCAGGCATGGAGCGCCGCGAGCTTCATCCAGGCCTGTCACGACCTGCATCTGGAGCCGTCGTCAGTCGATCATCACGAATGAACGGCGCTCGGAGCGCCAC
It contains:
- a CDS encoding glycoside hydrolase 100 family protein; this translates as MKHPILFRPSEYRDLSPAERDLLETGYQKALEALRKNITPKGFSACSLTDNEVYGTDVNYRSVWARDGAMTIVWTLDIPDQQIRDCQAATLRTLLAQQTASGQIPANVRIDSDVPEYAGVGGIASMDSALWVVIALWRHANETNDWSIVQDHFPKLRRTMDWLLAHDSNNCGLLEIPEAGDWTDLFARSYHVLYDEVLWYRCLVCYANILARFGMGEEAEEFRVRSRHVRTMILTNFWPSTNPSPEGGPRAFSMAQDRLGDARYLVAQLSPFGFSWRCDVLANTLAYLMYDLISTRQAIMTFRFLWGVGANEPGPCRNLYPPVFAGDPEWREYFTVNLLNLPNHYHNGGIWPFIGGVWVRFIHKLGLVDVARREMVKLAKLCAMGMEHDWEFNEWHHGVTGRPMGKAYQAWSAASFIQACHDLHLEPSSVDHHE